From Coffea arabica cultivar ET-39 chromosome 10e, Coffea Arabica ET-39 HiFi, whole genome shotgun sequence, one genomic window encodes:
- the LOC113712092 gene encoding uncharacterized protein, whose amino-acid sequence MEDSIAEAEGIRSLFNEDEIEVCEILLNLGNLVVESELRLRTTTASPLKPPFLVRWGTQKRLICRRGGTRRGSSTTSLSPPPNNPATTLSKSSSPLQSLQNNTIGQPEVKVVGSTSPDTPLSFPANASSESDDKSSRRKKSKKRALLTEQLRKSMEGLAESREVLIKEIQNVKSYYNELLAYNKKLKAKKQQVLSTSTHPTREEPNLELGKSFNPGFNCVRSYHVLANPDQNQFNGEQMAAESIIRPALFHPYGNGQVQVRPSSFSPSTGLGEVNAVGPPDISNLRAAAAAAPEGTYGVASSQPLNYCRAFADDNRTKAAEARRNRKMINQQKTVLRLKLKGICTTVMMKPPLSRR is encoded by the exons atgGAAGACAGTATTGCAGAGGCGGAGGGCATTCGGTCTCTGTTCAACGAGGACGAGATTGAAGTTTGTGAAATACTGTTGAATTTAGGAAATCTAGTTGTAGAGTCTGAGTTAAGGCTTCGAACTACTACTGCTTCTCCTCTGAAACCACCATTCCTGGTGAGATGGGGTACTCAGAAAAGATTGATTTGCCGCCGCGGTGGTACGAGGAGGGGATCTTCTACCACTAGCCTTTCTCCTCCTCCTAATAATCCCGCAACCACCCTTTCGAAGTCTTCTTCCCCATTGCAGTCCCTGCAAAACAACACGATTGGTCAACCAGAAGTCAAAGTTGTTGGCTCTACAAGCCCAGATACGCCGCTCTCTTTCCCGGCTAATGCTAGTTCTGAATCCGATGACAAGTCTTCCCGCCGCAAAAAATCCAAGAAGAGG GCGTTGTTGACGGAGCAGTTGAGAAAGAGCATGGAGGGATTGGCTGAAAGCAGAGAAGTGCTAATAAAg GAGATACAGAACGTGAAAAGTTACTATAACGAGCTGTTGGCTTACAATAAGAAGTTGAAAGCAAAGAAACAACAG GTGCTGTCTACCAGTACTCATCCTACAAGAGAGGAGCCCAATTTGGAATTGGGCAAAAGCTTCAATCCTGGATTTAATTGCGTCCGAAGTTACCATGTTCTTGCGAACCCCGATCAGAATCAATTCAATGGGGAACAAATGGCTGCAGAGTCAATAATAAGACCAGCGCTGTTCCACCCATATGGTAATGGCCAAGTGCAAGTTAGACCAAGCTCGTTCTCACCCAGTACCGGATTGGGTGAGGTCAATGCCGTGGGCCCACCAGACATTTCTAATCTCagagctgctgctgctgctgctcctGAGGGTACTTACGGCGTGGCCTCATCTCAGCCTTTGAATTATTGCAGGGCTTTTGCTGATGATAACAGGACCAAAGCTGCAGAAGCTAGGAGGAACAGAAAGATGATAAACCAACAGAAAACCGTGCTGAGACTCAAATTGAAGGGTATTTGTACGACGGTGATGATGAAGCCACCATTAAGCAGAAGATGA